The genomic DNA AGCCGGCATCACCCCGGATATCGTCTGCCTGTCCAAATCGATCTCCGGTTACGGCCTACCAATGGCGCTGACCCTGTTCAGCCCAGAACTCGATGTGTGGGCACCGGGCGAGCACAACGGTACCTTCCGTGGCCACAACCCAGCCTTTGTCACCGCAACTGCCGCACTGCGCCGCTACTGGGCCGATGACTCCTTCCAGAACGGTCACCTGGTCAAAGTCATTGAAATGGTCCAAGATGCGCTGACCAAGATCGCCATCGAAGTTGAAGGTACCTCCGTCAAAGGCCGCGGCCTGCTGACCGGACTGCGCTTCAGCGACACCGACGTTGCCGGCAAGATTTCGGCCAAGGCCTTCGAAAAGGGTCTGCTGATGGAAACCTCCGGCCCAGAAGATGAAGTCATCAAGCTGATGCCAGCACTGAACATCGACCTGGTTGTCCTGGAACGCGGCCTGAATATCCTGGCCGACTGCGTCAGCGAGGTCACCGGACAAGAGATCACCCTGGTACTGGGCGACACCGCCAAGGCCTAAGAGAGGAACACTTTTTCATGATCGTAACTCAGCTAGAAGACCTCAACGGCACCGAGCGTGACGTCACGGCCGAAACCTGGCGCTCCCGCCGCATCGTCCTAGCCCGTGAAGGCGTTGGCTTTTCGATGCACGACACCGTCATCTATGCGGGCACCACCTCAACGTTCCACTACGAGAACCACATCGAGGCCGTGTACTGCGTCCAAGGTGAAGGCACCCTGACCAACGAAGAAACCGGGGAAGTCCACCCGTTGCGGGACGGCACCCTGTACCTGTTGGATGGCCACGAGAAACACACCGTGCGCGCCGAAACCGAACTGCGCATGGCCTGTGTCTTCAACCCACCGGTTACCGGTCGTGAAACCCACGACGAATCGGGTGTCTACCCGCTGGTGACCGAAGAAGGCGCGGACCGCAAGGTCCCGACCGGCGCTCGGGTTGGCGAAGAATCCAAGATCGCCAGCCAGGCTACAGAACCAGCAACGACTGCCTAAGGTTCAATAGACCACACCTTGAATAGCGGGTGTCGCACTGTCTCACAGTGCGGCACCCGTTGTCATGTGTAACCACCTGGACGCCGCGGCGGTCTATGGTTGAAAGTTGCTGTAAGAAGTAGAGGATTCACGGCCGCGCTCCCGAGCCAAGGCCCAACGATTCCCGCTATGTAGCTTCTCTGATCACGACACCCTGAAGAAAGAGCAGATCGACTATGCCACGATCCATTAAAGCTGGAGTCGCCGCGGCTGCGATTGCCGGATTGGTTCTTACCGGCTGTGCCCGAGATTCCGATGTCCCAGCGTTTGACGACGTTGAGCCAGACATGTGGGAATCCATGGCCAATGCGGATGCCATGGCGATGACCGGTGTGCTCCCCGAAGCTATGGCCAGCGATGCCGCGATCATTGAAGACATGATCGGCGGGAACATCTCAGATCTGCAAATCTATGGATCGCTCAACGAATCGGCCACCGCAATCCGGCTGGGCGATGAGGACCCCATCATGTCGTTCTTTGACGATGAAGTCTATGTCTCCATGGACATGGTCTGGGAAACCATGGGCGACTTCCTGATGAGTAACGCGTCAGCAGAGGAGCGTGACCTCTTCGACCGCTTGGCTACGGATTTTGAGGGCGAATACCTCGATGTCAGCGACGATTACAACACCACCACCGATAGCGTAGATGTTGCTGACCTCCTCGAGGAAATGCGTTCAGCAGCTGAAGAAGGTCGTGCAGATGACGTCACGGGCTTCAATTTTGATGACCTGCATCCCGAGGGGGAGTACGCGCAGCTCGATAGGGAAACCGACGATACCGGCTGGTACTACGCAACGCAGGAAATGGCTGAAGGCGACATCATGAATGGTGTGGTTGACGAGTTCATTGTCCTTCCAACGGATCGTGAGAACCCTCGGTTGGACCGGATTCGTGACGGCGATACCCAGATGGAATTTTTCTGGGATGAAGAAGTTGAGATCCCAGAGAAACCAAGCGACGATCAGCTCGTTACTGAGCAGGACTTCATGGAAGCAGCCTTGGGCCAGTAAAGTTTAGACGTTAAAGATTTGATGGCGGGTGCTGCATAGCAGCACCCGCCATTATCTCAATTGGGAGAGAACCTCAGCTGCAGGGGTCCACTCGTGCGTACAGGATTATTGCTTCTGACGCCGTGCCGCTAACTCAGCATGCAACTGTCGGTGCGAGTCTTCTAAGCCGAGCAGCTCTACCGTATTGGTTCTCACTTGCTCGACATCACGACGGTTACACATTGGCGAGAATATCCTTGACCGCGCGGAAGTCCCGGTTTTTCTCTAGCTGCAGGCTTTCGACCATGGCTTCGAAGACACCGTGGTGGGTGAGCTGGCCGTTATAGGCGTTCAGTCCGGCAGCGAGTCCTTCATCAGCGGCGAGTGCTTTGGCCCAACCCTGGGAGGCGACTCGCTGGATGTATGGCAGCGTGGCGTTGGTCAGCGCAGCCGTCGAAGTTTGTGGCACACCACCCGGCATATTGGAAACACAGTAGTAGATCTTGTCGCCAACCTTGTAGGTCGGGTTCTCATGAGAGGTTGGTCGAGAGTTCTCGAAACAGCCACCCTGGTCGATGGCAATGTCTACCAGGACGGAGCCGGGGCGCATGCGTTCGACCATTTCGGCGGTCACCAGTTTTGGCGCAGCGGCACCGGGGATCAGCACAGACCCGATGACAAGATCCGCCTCGGCAACGGCTTCGGCAATATTCATGGCATTGGAGGCGAGGGTATCCAGGCTGCTGCCGTGGACCTGTTCGAGCTCGGATAGGCGTTCAAGGTTCAGATCGATGACTTTCACGCTGGCACCCATGCCCGCGGCAATGACACCGGCTGCTTCACCTGCGACACCGCCACCGATGACCACCACATTGGCGCGACGGGTACCGGGTACTCCACCCATCAGCACACCGGATCCACCCTGGGCTTGGGTGAGGTGATAGGCGCCAGCAACCGGGGCGAGTCGACCAGCCACCTGGCTCATCGGTGCCAGCAATGGCAGGGCACGGCCGCGAGTGACGGTTTCATAGGCCAGCGCAGTGACTTTGGAATCCAGAATAGCTTTGGTGCATTCTGCTGAGGCCGCGAGGTGGAGGTAAGCAAACAGGATTTGGCCTTGACGCATGCGGGCCAGTTCTTCACCGATGGGTTCTTTGACCTTCAGGATCATTTCGGCGCGTTCCCACACCTGTGCCACGTCGTCTACGATTTCTGCACCGACGGACCGGTAGTCCTCATCGCTGATACCGGAGCCCACGCCGGCGCCCGCTTGGACCAGTAACGTATGGCCGGCTTTGACCAGTTCGTGCACACCACCTTGGGTGAGCCCGACACGGTTTTCGTTATTCATGATTTCTTTGGGAACGCCAATTAACATAAGCCCAGGTTACTCCTTTTTCTCGTGCTCTGGCAGTACATCCCTCATGAATGAGATACAAGTGTTCTGAGCGCTTTTGAGTTCAGTTTTATGAGTACGCATTTGGATTCATGCAATTCAACTTAGGCTCCCCGTTGCTGATCGGGCCCTTGACATAGAACTTGACCGGCTCGCTCAGCTGGTCACTGCCTTCGATTCTGGCTTGGACGGTAAATTCGAGTTCGGCCATTTTGTCGAGTACTTCAGTGTCTGGTAAGAACGGGCCAAACTCACGGTCACGCGTCGTATGAGCACCTTTGTAGTCGGCTACTACGAGATCCCGCCAGGACACCTCGTAGACCACATTTTGTCCGTCGAGGTTCGCCGGTTGTTCCCATGTGAGTTTTACCGGATGCGGCGGAGGCCCCGATTCTTTCTCGCATTGGTAATTTTGTACCGGGCCGGGGACGATGACTTCTGGCAGCTTGGCTTCAAAGGTAGCGCTCAAAGTTCTGGAATCAGACCATGCGGCATCGGTGAGAACGACCCGGCTAAAGCCTGCGACCATGATCGCTAGGAGCAGCACCCTTGCCACGATGAGACCGGCAAGTCGTCGGGGTGAGATGTTACCCATGCTTGACACCATGCTTGGCGCGGCGGCCATCTGCACGGTGTGCCGCGTTGTGTTGCACGAGGACCGAGGCCAATGGGCCTACCCGAGTTGCGGGGTGTTTACGGGAGACCGGAGCGCCCAGCTCAATCAACGTTGTTGGTGTTTCATCCGTAGAATTTGTGTCTTCGGCATCGGGTTGGGACCCTCCATTGCGCGGCCAGAAGGCCCAGATGACCAGTGCCGATGCACCGAGAGTGAGACCACCTAGGACGAGTGGGTTTTGCAGCTGCTGAATAACAGGTGCGACTCCAGGAATTGAAAAGAAGGTGCGTTGCACGGTCGTTGCCGTATATGGGTCTTGGTCGTCGAAGTCGTTGGCATCACCTCGCATCACAAAAGTGACCGCTCCAGAACCTTCGTCGACCTCGCTAATCTCGGTCACACGGTGAGTGACAGGGAGTAGCCCGGCGCCTCGATCGACGGTGATGATGTCACCCTCTTGCATCTCAGTGGCAGGGATTTCTTTGACCAGGGCAATATCGCCGGCCGAGATTGTGGGGTGCATGGAACCGGTGCGGAACATCATGATGGAGATGTTCATGCTAAAGCCCAAAATGACCAAAATGATGGAGATCGCGCCGCCTACTGAAAGGAGCCCCAGGAGGATATCCCCAAGGCGAGTTGCGAAGCGTTTATGGTGTGACTGATTGCGCATGGAACGTCCAAGAGTAGTCTGCCGTCAAATTTTGTGTCTCGTTGGTGGCTTCTGGATCGAGCTGAACTTCAAAACAGTAGGCGACCGTTTCACCCTCGCCAACTTGTAAGTGTTGTGTCGTGGAAGCATCGGCCGCCCCACTCATCGAGACATACTCGCCGTTTTCTCCGAACACATAGGTATCGTATGAATCGAAGGTACCCTCCGTGCAGGTCATGTCGGTCGCGTCTGTAACCGGGTCCACCGTGACGGCTCGGAACCGGAGTGCAGTGTTCAAACCTTCCGTATCGCCAAGCCCAGACACTGTAATGTCCCCGTCAACAGTGGTATCAGGGCTAAGGCGTAGAACAACCGGCGCATAGACACTGTGACCCGGAGCAAGAGCAGTATTTTCGAAGTGGATGGTTTCCGTAGATTCCCAATCTTTGCCTAAGGTGTTGGCTTCGAGTGCAAATTCTCCGGTCGTAAATTGGCCTGTGGTCATTTCTTCATCGGTCCAGGCAGCCAGCGTCGCGGAGGCGCCGACGCCTAGCACCAGCCCACCTGCTGCTAATGCTTGAATTTTCCGACGTCGTTGCCCCTGTCCATCACGGCGGCGCTGTCTTAGCGTGCGCCGTGACGAACGATGCTGAGACGGAGTCTCGTCACGGGACATGTCTGAGTCATCCTCGATTAGTTGGTTGATTCGTCTAATTGGGCGGTGAAGGTCCATGTTGGGTTGACGGTTTTGCCCTTTTCTAGGGTCTCCGACGCACTAACGTGGAAGCACAAGACTTCCGCATCGCCAGCTGCGTTGCCGTCTCCGGCGTGAAGTTTGAAACCTGCTGCAGATGCAGGTTTGAACTCTAAGCCTGGATCGCATTGGCCGTCAGCGCCGGCTTTAGCGAGGCGATAATCAAGGCCCTTGATGTAGTCATCGTCTGATGGCGCGCCCATCGTGACTACTGCGTCGTGGCCTGTGTCTGCACTGAGTCGCAAAGCAAATGGTGCGATAAGTTCTTGACCCGGTGCAAGGTTCTTGGCGATGTCGAGGTCAAAGTCTAGGATTGCGTCGTTTCCGGGATGTGATTTGAAATCTTCACCGTTGGTGCTGGATTCTAGGACGAAATCACTCGACGAAAAACTGGCATTTGCCCATTCCTGATCGGTCCACGACGCAAACGTGACGACGGCGCCGACACCTAGCACAAGTCCACCGGCCAACAGGGCTTTGGCTTTTTTAGAGGTGTTCTTCTGAGTGGTAACGGTGTTGGACATAAAATCTCCTGGAATTCGAAGTGATGAAATGCCCTGGTCGGGCCGCGTTACTCGCTGGTAACATTACTCAATAGTAATTAAACTTTGAAGGAAATTCCAGTTATCTCATTGTCTTGTGGTATGAAGTTGATCACGCAAAAGCGGTCTAGCACAGATTCGTGCTAGACCGCTTGATCAGTGGAGACTCTCTTAGTTATTAGATAGTGGCCGTAGCCTGACGTTGCCTGCGGCAAGTTCGACCGCGATCTGATGCTGGCTTTCGTTGGCTGTGTTCAGCCGGTTATCCAAGTTCCCGGCTGCTACCTCTGAGGTGATCGCATAGGTCTCGTCGGGCAGAGTCAGATCCAATCGTCCGGCGCTGACTTCAATTTCCGTTGCAGTTGGTGCGGCTCCGGTGAGCTCGGCATTGATGCGTCCGGCCGCGACTTCAAAACTCGAGGATTCGACGTCGGCAAGGTTCAGGTTCATGCTGCCGGCGTTTGTTTGCGCATCCAGTCCACGGGCGCTGCCCTCTACGCGTGCTTCACCCGCGTTGAGCTCTACGACAAGTTGATCAAAATCCCCGGTAGCGATCAGGCGACCGGCGCCCAAATCCAGTTCGGCGTTGAGGCTGCCGTCATTGAGTTCTTCCGGCAGCGTGAGGGTTACACGGTTATCGCCGCTATTGGCACCGAACCAGTCCCAGCTGAACCAGCGGCTGGGTGTATCCACCACCAGGGTGGTGTCGTGTCTGGTCAGTTCCCAACGATCTGCGCTGACGCCGGATGTTTCCAAGGTGGCTTCGTTGACCTCAGCGAACTCCAGGGTGAATTGGCCCGCACTGGCGTTGACATCGAGGGCGGTGACCCCTGCGGTGTCGGCGGCCAGGGTTGCGGAACCACGTGACAGACCGAGCACGGAAGAGAAGATGGTGGTGGTTAACATGACCACCAGGGTGATGCCTCCGATGACCGCCAATAAGATCATCAGCGGTTTTGTGGCATTCGATCGCCTGGGTGCCGGGTCGGGCAGTGGTGGTTGGGTTTCATAGGGAGTGTATTGGGTGGTCATGGCGTGTCCTGTCGTGACTGCGGGCTGGTCGCCTGGTTTTCGATGTGTGCCAGGGCGGCCAGTACGCGTCGGTTGCCGGTGCCGTCTGCTTCGAGTTCAAGTTTTTGGAAGATCGCGGTGATGTGTTTTTCCACGCTGGCTTCAGACAGATGCAGGAGCGCGGCGATGGCGTGGTTCGATTTGCCTTCGGCCACTGCCGCCAACACGGTGCGTTCGCGGTCGGTGAGCCGTTGCATGCGATTGTCGTGATGCGTTCTGGTCAACAGTTGTGCCACCACTTCCGGGTCGAGGATGGTGCCGCCGGAGCGGATCTGCTCTAGAGATTCGACGAATTCGGCCACGTCCGCGACTCGGTCTTTGAGTAGGTAGCCCAGCGCCGCGGTGTGAGTCGAGATCAGCTCGGATGCATAGCGTTCTTCAACGTACTGGGATAACACCAGCAGCGGCAGTTTCGGGTAGCGCTCGCGAATCGTGATGGCCGCCCGAATGCCTTCATCGGAGTAGGTGGGTGGCAGCCGCACATCCAGGATCGCAAGATCCGGCATATCAGTCTCCAGCGTGGTGAACAGTTCGGTGGTGTCCGGCAGCGCAGCCGAGACTTCGTGGCCTGAGTGTTCTAATAGCCGCACCAGCCCTTCGCGTAGCAGGACCGAATCTTCACAAATTAGGATGCGCATGGCACGCTCACTTCCAGTGCTGTTGGACCGCCGGCGGGACTGTCGACGGTGATGGTGCCGCCGGCTGCAACCGTACGATTGGTGATTCCATCTAGTCCGCCGCCGGGCAGGACTTTGGCGCCACCGGTGCCGTTGTCTTCGACTCGAGCCCACATGTAGGCCCGACCGCTGTCATCTTCGCGCATCCGCACAGTGACGCGGGCTTCGGAAGCTCGGGAATGTTTGGCCGCATTGGTCAGGCCTTCGGCGATGGCGAAGTACACGGCGGCTTCAGCTGCGCGACCGCATCGGTGGGGGAGACGCACATCCAAGTTCACCGGAATATGCGACCGGCCCGCCACCGCTGACAGGGCGGCATCCAAACCACGGTCGTCCAGCACCGAGGCATAAATACCTCGGGTCAGTTGCCGCAGCTCAGTGATAGCCGCCTTGGTCGAGGTATGTGCTTCGTCGACGAGTTCCTTGGCGTGGGCAGGATTGTTGTCAATCTCTTGTTTGGCCAGCCCCAACGTCATGCCCACCGAGACGAGTCGGGGTTGGACACCGTCGTGCAGGTCGCGTTCGATACGAGTGCGTTCGACTTCAGCCGCTCGCATGGCACCTTCACGTTGCACGGTGGTGGTACGAACCTGTTCGGTCAGTTTCGATTCACGGGCGGTCGCACCGATGATTGCGGTGGCAAGGGTGCGGTGTAAGAACAGCACCCCGACGACCACGCCGGCACACAACAGCGCGAGAAGTATCAGCCAGGGCGCGTAGCTAGCCTGGATCTCGATCCCGAAGGCCGTAGTCACGGTCTCGGCCTCGGTCAGTGGTGCGAACGCGCTGATGAGTAGTCGCACCATGGCCTGAATCGCGGCCATCATGAGTGAACCCAGTAGACAGGCGAGTAAGAAGTTACCAAGGGCTGCCCACATGCGTCCGTGTGCGATGTTTCGTCCTAGTGATTTGAGGTATCCGACGAAGCCGCGTTGTGGATGCGAGCGCCAGGTCAGTCGCTGGGCCGGGATGTCATAGAGGCTTGCGACGCGTTCGATTTCGAACCAGGCGATCCCAAAGAGTGCGTAGAACACCCCGAGCAGAACGATCAAGCCCAGGCCGAGCACGATGATCAGCCCGGCTCCTAACCCGATGGCTCCGAATAATAAGCCGATGATGGCCCAACCGATCGTACCGAGGACGGCTAGGTGCAGCAGTGTCATACCCAGCCGGAGGGGTGGGCGAGCGGGCTTTGTTTCGGCTACCCGCTGGGTTTGTGTTGTTGAACTCATGCTTTAACAGTATGGCGCGGCGGTATAAAGCGATACAGAGAAATCCGGACACTTTAGTTATGGAAAACCCGAAAGGAAAGCTGCAGAGACTCCAGGCTTCTACCACTATCTGTGACGGGGACTACAGGAGTCTGAGCAAGATCCCTAGACTGTCAGTACTCCCCAGTCAGCCGAGCTTGAAAGGTCACAGCTATGACCATCAGCCGCACCGGAACACAGGTTTCCGCTCACGTTCGTGAACTCCACGGCGAACTCCGGCAGGAGTTATCGCGTCGCGGCGTATCGCAGGTGGCCGATTCGACGCTGGTCAAAGGTATGTATTCTTCTGATGCCAGTTTGTACCGGGTCATCCCGCAGGCTGTGGCTCGGCCGCAGCACGTTGATGAATTGCATGCCGTTCACGAGGTGGCTCACGCGCTGGGAGTGCCGGTGACCATGCGGGGCGCCGGCACCTCGATCGCTGGTAATGCGGTTGGTGAGGGGATCGTGGTGGACACTCGGGATCTGAACCAGATTATCGCCATTGATCCAGACTCCCGGACAGCTCGCGTGCAACCAGGCGTGGTGCATGCTGATCTGCAGCGCGCGGCCGCCCCGTACGGGCTGCGCTTCGGACCCGATCCTTCCACCCACCCGCGATGCACCATCGGTGGCATGATCGGCAATAATGCCTGTGGTTCGCGTGCACTGGGCTACGGCCGGACCGTCGATAATGTCGAAGCCTTATCGGTGTTATTCGGCAATGGTGAGCAAGGAGTATTTGACTCTCGGGTTGGCACCGCGCAAGGGGCCACGGCGCGGCAGTTGCTGCAGCTTGCTCGAAGCAATCTGGCCCATATTCGCACGAACTTCGGGCAATTTTCACGACAGGTTTCGGGGTATAGCCTGGAGCATCTCCTGCCGGAGCAACGCGGGCGGGTCGAGCGTTTTCTGGTTGGCAGTGAGGGCACATTGGCCACGGTGCTGGAAGCCGAAGTGCGCTTGGTTCCAGAAGACCCTCACCGACTCTTGCTCGTACTGGGCTATCCCACCGTTGGCGATGCCGCCGATGCAGTGCCCGAGATCCTGCGGGCCGCCCACCAAGAATTCGGCGAAGGCAGTCTCATCGCGTGCGAAGGCATGGATTCACGTCTTGTGGCGCTGGTGCGTTCGGCTGGCAAAGCAGTCCCGGACTTGCCACGGGGTGAGAGCTGGTTGTTCGTCGAAGCCGGCGGAGCGCACTCCCGGGCAGTGCTGGAAAGGGTGGCCGCTGCCTCCAATGCGATCGGTACCCGGGTTGTGGAGCGCCAAGACGAAGCTGCGGCGCTATGGAAGATCCGCGGCGACGGGGCGGGCATCGCCGCGATCAGCTTGCCCACCCAGGCGCATCCCGGATGGGAGGATGCAGCTGTCCCGCCAGAGCACCTGGGCGCGTGGATGCGAGAATTCGAATCCCTCTTGAAAGACTTCGGTCTCCAGGGTTACCCGTACGGACACTTCGGGGACGGCTGCATCCACTGCCGGATTGATTTTCCCCTCCGTCACGGCCACCCGGAGGGGACTGAAGTGTTTCGCGAGTTCATGTTGGCCTGCGCCGAGCGGTTAGCGGTCTATGGTGGCTCGCTTTCCGGTGAGCACGGGGATGGTCGCACCCGCTCAGAGCTGCTGCCCTACATGTACGATCAGACCTCCCTGGACCTGTTCGCCCAGGCCAAAGCGATCTGCGACCCGGATGATCTCCTCAACCCGGGCATCATCACCCGGCCGCAATCGGCCGAAGCCACCGCGGGACAGTCACCCGGCACGCACAGCATGACCGAGAACCTGCGCGCCGTTCAGCCCAAGCGGTCCCTACCCTGGCCCGGCCTGGGGCTGCCCCACGATGATGGGGATTTTGCGAGTGCAGTTCATCGGTGCACCGGGGTCGGGTCGTGTGTGGCCCCACAGACCACCGGCGTCATGTGCCCGTCGTATCTGGCAACCCGCCAGGAAAAAGATTCGACCCGCGGGCGGGCCCGCATTCTGCAAGAAGCCATGGACGGGACCCTGGTCCGTGGCCTACAAGACGCCGCGGTGCACGAAGCCCTAGACCTGTGCCTGTCGTGCAAAGGATGTGTCTCGGACTGTCCCACCGGCGTCGACATGGCGGCATATAAGGCTGAAGCCCTGTATCAAACCTACGACCGTGATGCTCACGGCCAGCCGCGACGCAAGCTGAGACCTCGTAGTCATTACCTGCTGGGGCGGATCCCGTTCTGGGCTGCGCTCGCCGCACCCATCGCGCCGGTGCTCAATACGGTGCTCCGACTGCCTCCATTAGCGGCTGCGGCCAAATGGGTGGCCGGGATGGATCAGCGCCGTTCGCTCCCCAAATTCGCTTCCCGAACCTTGCGACGGGCAGCAACCAACCTGACGCCCCGCGCGCAAGCCGATACCAAACAGCCCGATGTTTGGGTGTGGGCGGACTCCTTCACGAACCACTTCTTCCCGCAATCCGGGCTCGCGGCCATCCAATACCTGCAAGATCACGGGCTGCGGGTACAGGTCATCTCGCAGAAGGGATGCTGTGGTCTGCCCTGGATTTCTACCGGACAACTCGACCAAGCGCGCGAGCGCATCCATGGTGCTATTCAGATGCTCGAGCCCTATGTGAACTCTGGGGTGCCGGTCATCGCGCTGGAACCCAGCTGTTTAGCCACGCTGCGCAGTGACGCCGCCGAGCTGACCGACACCACCCAGGCTAAAACCGTAGCCGACGGGGTTCTGACGTTTGCCGAACTGCTGACGGCCCTTGTCGACGAGGGCCGAGTCGAACTGCCAGATCTGACTGGGGTGGATGTCGTCGCGCAGCCCCACTGTCATCAGTCTTCGGTCATTGGCTGGCAGGCAGATAGAGCACTATTAGAAATGGCTGGAGCCCAGGTCACCAGGGTGGCCGGTTGCTGTGGATTGGCCGGAAACTTCGGCGTCGAACAAGGCCACTACGAAACCTCGGTCGCGGTGGCAGAAACTTACCTGCTCCCCGCTATTCGGGACCAGCAACATCGTGCGGACACCGGAACCTCTGCTGACACAGTCGTCCTTGCCGATGGGATGTCGTGTCGGATTCAGCTCGATGACCTTGCCGATGTGCCAGCGCTTCATCTAGCCGAACTGTTGGCCGCACGCACGCGTGAGTCCAGAAGTTAGCGGGTCAGCTTCGGTGGCCAGTTGAGCAGTCGTTCTAACGGGCCCGGCCCCAACTTCGTCCACCACAAGTGCGCTAAAACGATGAAGGCCGCCGACATGACGGTGCTGATGAGGAATCCTTCAAGCAGGCTATCCGGCCCCGGGCGGACGAGCCATGCCAACACGAAGAGATGGGCCACATAAATCGTCAACGAGAGCCTGCCGGCAGAGATCAGCCACGTGAGACGGCGCGTCACCCACGGTTCGGCGCGTAAGAAAAGGCCAATGATCACCAGCGCGCTACCGCAGCTGGAGATCATCCATAATGGCATTTGCGAATGGCCTTCGGCTGACATCAGATGGTCCCAGCCATAGGCCGACGCGGGGAGACCATTGCTGGCGATGAGTGCGCCCGAGATGCCCAGAGGAATCAGTGTGGCCGCGGCGCCGTAGCCGATGAGCTGGTGTTGGAATCGGCGTTGACCGAGTTGGCACCGGCCGATGACCAGCCCGAGAAGAAATGGTGCCAACCAAATGAGCACGGGATAAGCCCCGGTGAGCAACGTGGCATGCGTGGCGGTCCACAGTGGGTCCGTGAATGACGGTGCCACGAAATTGAACGTGGTGGCGGTGACTTGTTGCAGATATAACCACAACAGTGGTCCTGCAACCAGACTGATACCGGCCAACGTCGACACCAGCCACGTGGGCGCTTTGAGCAGGGGAAAACCACATAAAAATAGCACCCCGTAGTAGGTCAGAATGACGCTGATGTCATGTTCCAACAGTTGGAGTGCTAAACCGCTGCCGATCAGCAGGATTGCCCGCCATAAGATGGTCTGCCACGGTAAGGGTGCGTTCTCGGTGCGTGCACGGCGCGTCATCAACGACATGCCGATGCCCGCTAGGAGCATGAACAGTAGCGATGCTCGACCGTGTGGAATATCGTAGAGCAACACGGCCACGTCAACATCGTCGGGTTCTTTCCGAGGCCCAACATTGACGGCCAGCATCCCGATGATGGCAAGAGCGCGCGCAGCATCGAGCCCGTGAAATCTTCGAGATTTACCGGTGCTGCTGCGATTGGGCGAGTTCAGGCCCGGAGCGTGGCTCATATCCGTGTTCGTATTCCGTACAGAGGTCATCAGAGTGGCAGTCTATGGTCTATAGCTGCATACTAACTGGACGACGCACCGAAAATCGTGTGATCAGGCCAAACACGCCGACATCAATAAAATACGCCAAATTGGTGCGTGTTACTGTGGCACAGTCGTTGCTCTGACCGGAAGGACACAGGTATCCCCGTATGTCGAGAACCAGACCGATGAAGCGGTCCCGTTTTCACGCCCTCGCATCCATGAGTCTGCTGACCGCACTGGTCGCAGTCGTCGGTTGCGCAGCCGAGCCGGAAGAACCAGAGCCCGCGCCGGCGAGCCCAGCGCCGCCGACACCAGAAGAGTCTCCCTCACCGACTGAAACCGAAACATCGGAACCGGCATCTGATGCGGCAGTCGAGCTGGAACAGTATGGTGTGGCGGCAGCGCATCCCGATGCCGTAGCAGCAGGAATTGAGATTCTGGATGCAGGCGGCAATGCGGTGGACGCAGCCATTGCGACCTCTTTTGCCATTAGTGTGGTCGAGCCCTACGCTTCGGGCATCGGTGGTGGTGGCGCAACACTGCTGTCCGGCCCCTCCGTGGGACCGGTCGGGTACGACTACCGAGAAAAGGTGGCCGTTGACGGGAACATCCCGGATTCCGGTACCGGCGTGCCGGGAATGGTTCACGGGATGGCCACGCTGCACGATGACCACGGCAGT from Enteractinococcus fodinae includes the following:
- a CDS encoding DUF418 domain-containing protein: MSHAPGLNSPNRSSTGKSRRFHGLDAARALAIIGMLAVNVGPRKEPDDVDVAVLLYDIPHGRASLLFMLLAGIGMSLMTRRARTENAPLPWQTILWRAILLIGSGLALQLLEHDISVILTYYGVLFLCGFPLLKAPTWLVSTLAGISLVAGPLLWLYLQQVTATTFNFVAPSFTDPLWTATHATLLTGAYPVLIWLAPFLLGLVIGRCQLGQRRFQHQLIGYGAAATLIPLGISGALIASNGLPASAYGWDHLMSAEGHSQMPLWMISSCGSALVIIGLFLRAEPWVTRRLTWLISAGRLSLTIYVAHLFVLAWLVRPGPDSLLEGFLISTVMSAAFIVLAHLWWTKLGPGPLERLLNWPPKLTR
- a CDS encoding FAD-binding and (Fe-S)-binding domain-containing protein, which codes for MTISRTGTQVSAHVRELHGELRQELSRRGVSQVADSTLVKGMYSSDASLYRVIPQAVARPQHVDELHAVHEVAHALGVPVTMRGAGTSIAGNAVGEGIVVDTRDLNQIIAIDPDSRTARVQPGVVHADLQRAAAPYGLRFGPDPSTHPRCTIGGMIGNNACGSRALGYGRTVDNVEALSVLFGNGEQGVFDSRVGTAQGATARQLLQLARSNLAHIRTNFGQFSRQVSGYSLEHLLPEQRGRVERFLVGSEGTLATVLEAEVRLVPEDPHRLLLVLGYPTVGDAADAVPEILRAAHQEFGEGSLIACEGMDSRLVALVRSAGKAVPDLPRGESWLFVEAGGAHSRAVLERVAAASNAIGTRVVERQDEAAALWKIRGDGAGIAAISLPTQAHPGWEDAAVPPEHLGAWMREFESLLKDFGLQGYPYGHFGDGCIHCRIDFPLRHGHPEGTEVFREFMLACAERLAVYGGSLSGEHGDGRTRSELLPYMYDQTSLDLFAQAKAICDPDDLLNPGIITRPQSAEATAGQSPGTHSMTENLRAVQPKRSLPWPGLGLPHDDGDFASAVHRCTGVGSCVAPQTTGVMCPSYLATRQEKDSTRGRARILQEAMDGTLVRGLQDAAVHEALDLCLSCKGCVSDCPTGVDMAAYKAEALYQTYDRDAHGQPRRKLRPRSHYLLGRIPFWAALAAPIAPVLNTVLRLPPLAAAAKWVAGMDQRRSLPKFASRTLRRAATNLTPRAQADTKQPDVWVWADSFTNHFFPQSGLAAIQYLQDHGLRVQVISQKGCCGLPWISTGQLDQARERIHGAIQMLEPYVNSGVPVIALEPSCLATLRSDAAELTDTTQAKTVADGVLTFAELLTALVDEGRVELPDLTGVDVVAQPHCHQSSVIGWQADRALLEMAGAQVTRVAGCCGLAGNFGVEQGHYETSVAVAETYLLPAIRDQQHRADTGTSADTVVLADGMSCRIQLDDLADVPALHLAELLAARTRESRS
- a CDS encoding sensor histidine kinase, which codes for MSSTTQTQRVAETKPARPPLRLGMTLLHLAVLGTIGWAIIGLLFGAIGLGAGLIIVLGLGLIVLLGVFYALFGIAWFEIERVASLYDIPAQRLTWRSHPQRGFVGYLKSLGRNIAHGRMWAALGNFLLACLLGSLMMAAIQAMVRLLISAFAPLTEAETVTTAFGIEIQASYAPWLILLALLCAGVVVGVLFLHRTLATAIIGATARESKLTEQVRTTTVQREGAMRAAEVERTRIERDLHDGVQPRLVSVGMTLGLAKQEIDNNPAHAKELVDEAHTSTKAAITELRQLTRGIYASVLDDRGLDAALSAVAGRSHIPVNLDVRLPHRCGRAAEAAVYFAIAEGLTNAAKHSRASEARVTVRMREDDSGRAYMWARVEDNGTGGAKVLPGGGLDGITNRTVAAGGTITVDSPAGGPTALEVSVPCAS